Proteins co-encoded in one Juglans regia cultivar Chandler chromosome 16, Walnut 2.0, whole genome shotgun sequence genomic window:
- the LOC118344829 gene encoding G-type lectin S-receptor-like serine/threonine-protein kinase At2g19130: MGNDAFLVLFVLLLLLRACFSVNVDDTLSKGQSLSVMNTDIIFSQGGNFELGFFKRGIPSKIYLGIWCKRFHSERIVWVANRENHLSDPYTARLEFSEDGNLVLLEASSKKPFWSTNLQNLPSNSTEAALLDDGNFVLRDRSDLSTIFWESFDHPTDTALPGVKLGIDKAGKVPKQLISWKTSEDPSPGLFSYRLDPNGRSEYILEWNRSQVYWNTGVWNGKTFGNTPEMRTNTIFHYNFVSNENETYLIYSLYNTSLRTLFFINSTGQFQQLAWLSFVESPFIRGWARPESLSDVYALCGPFGIYRDNTSNPCDCPEGFEPFSDIETRLNDWSGGCLRKHPLQCENRNAKKDWFLKISSMKLPVNSNAYLAVSAQRCELACISNCSCTAYAHNSSRCMIWEGALLNLQRASDGGEAGQDIYLRLSADGNTLVPKAG, encoded by the coding sequence ATGGGTAATGATGCATTCCTAGTCTTATTTGTTCTGCTTCTACTCCTCAGAGCATGCTTCTCCGTTAATGTAGATGATACCCTTTCGAAAGGTCAGTCCCTTTCAGTGATGAATACCGACATCATCTTCTCCCAAGGTGGCAACTTTGAACTCGGATTCTTCAAACGAGGAATTCCTTCAAAAATCTACTTGGGGATATGGTGTAAACGGTTCCACAGCGAGAGGATTGTTTGGGTAGCGAATAGAGAAAACCATTTGTCTGACCCTTATACTGCAAGACTCGAATTCTCAGAGGATGGAAATCTCGTCCTTCTTGAAGCTTCCTCTAAGAAACCATTTTGGTCCACAAATTTGCAGAATCTTCCCTCAAATTCAACTGAAGCAGCACTTCTTGATGATGGAAATTTTGTTTTACGAGATAGATCGGACCTTTCTACTATATTTTGGGAGAGTTTCGACCACCCAACTGATACAGCCCTGCCAGGTGTAAAGCTTGGGATCGATAAAGCTGGCAAAGTACCGAAGCAACTTATTTCATGGAAAACTTCAGAAGATCCATCACCGGGTCTGTTCTCGTACAGGCTAGACCCAAATGGAAGAAGTGAATATATCTTGGAGTGGAACAGGTCCCAAGTTTATTGGAATACTGGAGTTTGGAATGGAAAAACTTTTGGCAATACTCCTGAGATGAGGACGAATACGATATTTCACTACAATTTCGTgtcaaatgaaaatgaaaccTATCTTATTTACTCTCTTTATAATACTTCTCTCAggacattattttttattaattctacCGGACAGTTCCAGCAACTTGCATGGCTGTCCTTCGTTGAGTCGCCGTTTATTCGAGGTTGGGCTCGACCAGAATCATTATCTGATGTCTATGCTTTGTGTGGTCCATTTGGCATATATCGTGATAATACATCTAATCCTTGTGACTGTCCAGAAGGTTTTGAACCATTTTCAGATATCGAGACCAGACTAAACGATTGGTCCGGTGGTTGTTTGAGGAAACACCCTTTGCAATGTGAAAATCGTAATGCCAAAAAAGATTGGTTCTTGAAAATATCAAGCATGAAATTGCCTGTTAACTCAAATGCATATTTGGCAGTGAGTGCTCAGAGATGTGAATTAGCTTGCATCAGTAATTGTTCTTGCACAGCTTATGCTCATAACAGCAGCAGGTGTATGATATGGGAAGGAGCTCTTTTGAACTTGCAGCGAGCCTCGGATGGTGGTGAGGCTGGACAAGATATATATCTCAGACTTTCTGCTGATGGCAACACATTAGTACCAAAGGCAGGATGA
- the LOC109006527 gene encoding squalene synthase-like has translation MGCVGVILKHPDDFYPLMKLKIAARHAEKQIPPEPHWAFCYSMLHKVSRSFALVIQQLPTELRNAVCIFYLVLRALDTVEDDTSIPTDVKVPILTAFQHHIYDCDWHFSCGTKNYKVLMDQFHHVSTAFLELGKSYQEAIEDITKRMGAGMAKFICKEVETINDYDEYCHYVAGLVGLGLSKLFHASGSEDLASDYLSNSMGLFLQKTNIIRDYLEDINEIPKSRMFWPREIWRKYVNKLEDLKYEENSEKAVQCLNDMVTNALMHVEDCLKYMAALRDPSIFRFCAIPQIMAIGTLALCYNNIEVFRGVVKMRRGLTAKVIDRTKMMADVYGAFFDFSCMLKSKVNKSDPNATKTLSRLEAVQKTCRDSGVLNKRKSYIVRSQPRYNSALIVMLFIVLSILFAYLNAKRPNN, from the exons ATGGGGTGCGTGGGCGTAATTCTGAAACACCCCGATGACTTTTACCCGCTGATGAAGCTGAAGATAGCTGCTAGGCACGCCGAGAAGCAGATCCCTCCCGAACCACACTGGGCTTTTTGCTACAGCATGCTCCACAAGGTCTCTCGTAGCTTCGCTCTCGTTATTCAGCAGCTCCCTACCGAGCTTCGCAACGCT GTATGCATATTCTATTTGGTTCTTCGAGCCCTTGATACTGTTG AGGATGATACAAGCATACCTACAGATGTTAAAGTGCCTATCTTGACAGCTTTTCAGCATCACATTTATGATTGCGACTGGCATTTTTCTT GCGGTACAAAGAACTACAAAGTTCTCATGGACCAATTTCACCATGTATCAACTGCTTTTCTGGAGCTTGGAAAGAG TTATCAGGAGGCAATTGAGGATATTACCAAAAGAATGGGCGCAGGAATGGCAAAATTTATATGCAAGGAG GTAGAGACCATTAATGACTATGATGAATACTGCCACTACGTAGCGGGACTTGTTGGACTTGGTTTGTCCAAGCTTTTCCATGCCTCTGGGTCAGAAGATTTGGCTTCAGATTATCTCTCAAATTCAATGGGTTTATTTCTTCAG AAAACAAACATAATACGAGATTATCTTGAGGATATTAACGAGATACCAAAGTCTCGCATGTTTTGGCCTCGTGAGATCTGGAGGAAGTATGTTAACAAACTTGAG GACTTGAAATACGAGGAAAACTCTGAAAAGGCAGTGCAATGTTTGAATGACATGGTCACCAATGCTTTGATGCATGTGGAAGATTGCTTGAAGTACATGGCTGCCTTACGAGATCCCTCAATATTTCGATTTTGTGCTATTCCCCAG ATCATGGCAATTGGAACACTGGCATTGTGCTACAACAACATTGAAGTCTTCCGAGGTGTAGTGAAAATGAGGCGTG GTCTTACTGCCAAAGTCATTGACCGAACAAAAATGATGGCTGATGTCTATGGTGCTTTCTTTGATTTCTCTTGTATGCTAAAGTCGAAG GTCAACAAGAGTGACCCTAATGCAACAAAAACGTTGAGCAGGCTGGAAGCAGTACAGAAAACCTGCAGGGATTCTGGAGTCCTTAACAAAAG AAAATCTTACATAGTCAGGAGCCAGCCTAGATACAATTCTGCTCTT ATTGTTATGCTGTTCATTGTATTGTCCATCCTTTTTGCTTATCTCAATGCCAAACGACCAAACAATTAA
- the LOC109006528 gene encoding SH3 domain-containing protein 2-like produces the protein MEAIRKQATKLREQVARQQQAVLKQFGAGGYGGSDNLVTDEMEFQQHQKLEKLYISTRAGKHYQRDIVRGVEGYIVTGSKQVEIGTKLSEDSRKYGMENTCTSGSTLSRAAMNYGRAHAQMEKERGNLLKALGTQVAEPLRAMVMGAPLEDARHLAQRYDRMRQEAEAQAIEVSKRQAKVRETPGNSENVMKLEAAEAKLQDLKSNMAILGKEAAAAMAAVEAQQQRLTLQRLIAMVEAEHTYHQRVLQVLDQLEGEMISERQRIEAAPTPSMDNTMPPPPSYEEVNGIYASPTNNGTTDSMGFFLGEVVHPYQAESDVELNLSIGDYIVVRKVTNNGWAEGECQGKAGWFPFGYIERRERVLASKVAEVF, from the exons ATGGAGGCTATTAGAAAGCAAGCCACCAAGCTCCGAGAACAGGTCGCTAGGCAACagcag GCTGTCCTCAAACAGTTTGGGGCAGGGGGATATGGAGGTTCAGATAACCTAGTTACTGATGAGATGGAATTCCAGCAGCATCAGAAACTTGAGAAGCTTTACATATCAACACGTGCTGGGAAG CATTATCAAAGGGATATTGTTCGTGGTGTAGAAGGATATATTGTCACAGGTTCCAAACAAGTTGAAATTG GAACAAAGTTGTCAGAGGATAGCAGGAAATATGGCATGGAAAATACATGTACGAGTGGTAGTACATTATCAAGAGCTGCGATGAATTATGGGCGTGCTCATGCTCAAATGGAGAAGGAGCGTGGAAATCTGCTGAAAGCTCTTGGTACACAG GTGGCAGAGCCATTAAGAGCAATGGTAATGGGAGCGCCATTGGAGGATGCCCGACATCTTGCCCAGCGTTATGACAGAATGCGACAAGAAGCTGAGGCTCAG GCAATTGAAGTGTCGAAACGCCAAGCAAAAGTGAGAGAAACACCAGGCAATAGTGAGAATGTTATGAAACTGGAAGCAGCTGAAGCAAAGCTACAAGATTTGAAATCAAACATGGCAATACTAGGGAAGGAAGCTGCTGCAGCAATGGCTGCTGTTGAAGCTCAACAACAGAGGTTAACTCTCCAGCGACTTATTGCCATG GTTGAAGCAGAACATACTTATCATCAGAGAGTGCTTCAGGTGCTTGATCAGCTTGAAGGCGAG ATGATTTCCGAACGACAACGGATTGAAGCAGCTCCTACTCCTAGTATGGATAACACAATGCCTCCACCTCCATCATATGAAGAAGTTAATGGCATATATGCTTCTCCAACCAATAATGGAACAACAGACTCCATGGGTTTCTTTTTAGGGGAG GTTGTGCATCCATACCAAGCCGAATCTGATGTGGAGCTCAATTTGTCAATTGGTGACTACATTGTTGTCCGAAAG GTGACAAACAATGGGTGGGCTGAGGGTGAATGCCAAGGGAAAGCAGGTTGGTTTCCATTCGGGTACATTGAAAGAAGGGAACGTGTTCTTGCAAGCAAGGTGGCTGAAGTGTTCTGA
- the LOC109015622 gene encoding G-type lectin S-receptor-like serine/threonine-protein kinase At1g11300 — protein sequence MLFDLSTETHAIIDATNTKDNDKKRGKKDVELPLFSYESVSSATDNFSTANKLGEGGFGPVYKGKLLKGQKIAVKMLSKRTGQGLEEFRNETTLIAKLQHRNLVKLLGCCIEGNEKILIYEYMPNKSLDFYLFDPTKKQMLDWGTRVHIIEGIAQGLLYLHQYSRLRIIHRDLKPSNILLDSEMNPKISDFGMARIVGDNEIQANTNRIVGTIGYMSPEYVTMGLYSIKSDVFSFGVLLLEIVSGKKNTSFYNFESLNLVRYAWELWRDGRSVELMDSTIGCSSSTSTPVRYINIGLLCVQESPADRPDMRDVVSMISNEHSPLPTPKQPAFTAIKSAEENCSINSATFSIMEARHHYSSFFYFAAITHSLRGMVTNIAKSWHFFVLLLTLSYCKACFSLVGDTISAGRVLTVNDRLESQGGIFELGFNRLPSSSSRIYLCIWYKNFDAKDIVWVANRENPLSDPSSLKLKLSEDGNLVLLGDSSKIPFWSTKLSSPLSKSTEAVLRDDGNLVLRDNSSLNTIFWESFDHPTDTWLPGAKLGIDKVTGKSKQIISWKSLEDPAPGMFSFGLDPNGSMSQFILRWNRTQIYWRTGDWTGKSFSLAPDMWMNDVSNYNFVSSEKEQYFIFSVKNTSRFRFYITPSGQIQQMARNPSPWAWAIFWSQPANPCGVYASCGAFGVCTKYGNCECLKGFEPSSIEDANLKDWSGVCVRKLPLQCENSKPANGKSDSFLEMSNMGLPVNPITYLSGSARICEKSCMEKCSCTAYAYNINTCMIWEGALLNITQLPDGDPVGKVIHLRLAGDEHQIRTKGNKWRVRVIIGVLVPAAVVILCLCICFSRGKLKRKGEQASSNDIRCFDFNTEFHAMSDEPITEDNLKRRGKKDAELPLFSYKSVLAATNNFSIANKLGEGGFGPVYKGKLFRGQEIAVKMLSKNSGQGLEEFRNETILIAKLQHRNLVRVLGCCIEQDEKILIYEYMPNKSLDFYLFDPTKKKMLNWETRIHIIEGIAQGLLYLHQHSRLRVIHRDLKPSNILLDSRMNPKISDFGMARIVGDNQTHANTRRIVGTYGYMSPEYAMEGLYSIKSDVFSFGVLLLEIVSGKKNTGFYNSESLNLLNYVWELWTTDQSLDLMDLIIGYPPSISILLRLIHIGLLCVQESPTDRPAMLDVVSMISNEHAPLPTPKKPAFIRGRTAMDRNSAVNMSAGVNNLLTISIMEPR from the exons ATGCTATTTGATCTTAGTACTGAAACTCATGCAATCATTGATGCAACAAACACTAAAGATAATGataagaaaagaggaaagaaggaTGTTGAGTTACCGTTGTTCAGTTATGagagcgtatcatctgcaactGATAATTTCTCAACTGCAAATAAGCTTGGAGAAGGAGGTTTTGGACCAGTCTACAAG GGGAAGTTACTTAAGGGGCAGAAAATTGCAGTGAAAATGCTTTCAAAAAGAACTGGACAGGGGCTCGAGGAGTTTAGAAATGAGACAACACTAATTGCAAAACTTCAACACAGAAATCTTGTCAAACTCTTGGGTTGCTGTATTGAAGGAAATGAGAAAATACTAATATACGAGTACATGCCCAATAAAAGTTTGGATTTCTACCTTTTTG ATCCAACTAAGAAACAAATGTTAGATTGGGGGACACGCGTTCACATTATTGAAGGGATTGCTCAAGGACTTCTCTATCTTCATCAGTATTCAAGGTTAAGAATTATACATAGAGATTTGAAACCCAGTAACATTCtcttggatagtgaaatgaacCCGAAAATATCTGATTTTGGCATGGCTCGAATAGTTGGAGATAATGAAATACAAGCAAACACAAATCGGATTGTTGGAACTAT CGGCTACATGTCTCCCGAATATGTCACGATGGGTCTGTATTCGATAAAGTCTGATGTGTTTAGCTTTGGAGTATTGCTACTCGAGATTGTGAGTGGGAAGAAGAACACAAGCTTTTATAACTTCGAGTCACTCAATCTTGTTAGATAT GCTTGGGAATTATGGAGAGACGGTCGAAGTGTGGAGCTGATGGATTCAACGATAGGGTGTTCATCTTCCACTTCTACCCCGGTGAGATACATTAACATCGGCCTACTTTGCGTTCAAGAAAGTCCAGCTGATCGACCTGACATGCGTGATGTAGTCTCGATGATCAGTAATGAACATTCACCTCTGCCGACACCCAAGCAACCAGCTTTTACAGCAATTAAGTCTGCAGAAGAAAATTGTTCAATAAACAGTGCAACTTTTTCGATAATGGAGGCTCGA CatcattattcttctttcttttattttgctgCAATTACTCACTCTCTGCGAGGAATGGTTACGAATATTGCCAAGTCATGGCATTTCTTTGTTCTGCTTCTAACCCTTTCCTACTGCAAAGCATGTTTCTCCCTTGTGGGTGATACAATTTCAGCGGGTCGGGTTCTTACAGTGAACGACAGGCTGGAATCTCAAGGTGGGATATTTGAACTCGGTTTCAACAGACtaccctcttcttcttcaagaatCTACCTCTGCATATGGTATAAAAACTTTGATGCAAAAGACATTGTCTGGGTGGCAAATAGAGAGAACCCACTGTCTGACCCATCTTCCTTAAAACTCAAACTCTCGGAAGATGGCAATCTGGTCCTGCTCGGAGATTCCTCCAAGATACCATTTTGGTCCACAAAGCTGTCTTCTCCACTGTCAAAATCAACTGAAGCAGTACTTCGCGATGACGGAAATCTTGTTTTAAGAGATAACTCGAGCCTGAATACTATATTTTGGGAGAGTTTCGACCATCCAACCGATACATGGCTGCCAGGCGCAAAGCTTGGTATCGATAAGGTTACTGGAAAATCGAAGCAGattatttcttggaagagtttGGAAGATCCTGCACCGGGTATGTTCTCGTTTGGATTAGACCCAAATGGAAGCATGAGTCAATTTATCTTACGGTGGAACAGAACCCAAATATATTGGAGAACTGGAGATTGGACTGGAAAATCTTTCAGCTTAGCTCCTGATATGTGGATGAATGATGTCAGCAACTACAATTTTGTATCCAGCGAAAaggaacaatattttatattttctgttaaaaataCTTCCAGGTTTAGATTTTACATTACGCCTTCAGGACAGATCCAGCAAATGGCGCGGAATCCTAGCCCTTGGGCTTGGGCTATATTTTGGTCTCAACCGGCAAATCCATGTGGTGTCTATGCTTCGTGTGGTGCATTTGGCGTGTGTACTAAATATGGGAATTGTGAATGTCTAAAAGGCTTTGAACCATCTTCGATTGAAGACGCCAATCTGAAAGATTGGTCAGGAGTTTGTGTGAGGAAATTGCCTTTGCAATGTGAGAACAGTAAGCCTGCTAATGGCAAAAGTGATTCATTCCTGGAAATGTCAAACATGGGATTGCCAGTCAATCCCATAACGTATTTGTCAGGGAGTGCTAGGATATGTGAAAAGTCTTGCATGGAAAAATGCTCTTGCACAGCATATGCTTATAATATCAACACGTGTATGATATGGGAAGGAGCTCTTTTGAACATAACGCAACTTCCAGATGGTGATCCGGTTGGAAAAGTCATCCATCTCAGACTTGCTGGCGATGAGCATCAAATTAGAACCAAAG GAAACAAATGGAGAGTACGAGTAATTATAGGTGTTCTGGTCCCTGCAGCAGTGGTTATCTTATGTCTCTGTATTTGTTTTTCAAGGGGAAAGCTCAAACGCAAAG GAGAGCAGGCTTCAAGCAATGATATACGGTGTTTTGATTTTAATACGGAATTTCATGCAATGAGTGATGAACCGATCACTGAAGATAATCTGAAGAGAAGAGGGAAGAAGGATGCTGAGTTACCACTATTCAGTTACAAGAGTGTATTAGCCGCAACCAATAATTTCTCGATTGCGAACAAGCTCGGGGAAGGAGGTTTTGGACCTGTCTACAAG GGGAAGTTATTCAGAGGGCAAGAAATTGCAGTGAAAATGCTTTCAAAAAATTCAGGACAAGGACTTGAGGAGTTCAGGAATGAGACGATACTAATTGCAAAACTCCAGCATAGAAATCTTGTCAGAGTCTTGGGTTGCTGTATCGAGcaagatgagaaaatattaatatacgaGTACATGCCCAATAAAAGCTTGGATTTCTACCTTTTTG ATCCGACcaagaaaaagatgttaaattGGGAGACACGCATACACATTATTGAAGGCATTGCTCAGGggcttctttatcttcatcaaCATTCAAGATTACGAGTCATACATAGAGATCTCAAACCCAGTAACATTCTCTTGGATAGTAGAATGAACCCGAAAatatcagattttggcatggcTCGAATAGTAGGAGACAATCAAACACACGCTAACACGAGGAGAATTGTTGGGACTTA TGGTTATATGTCTCCTGAATATGCAATGGAGGGTCTCTACTCGATAAAGTCTGATGTGTTTAGCTTTGGAGTATTGCTACTAGAAATTGTGAGCGGCAAGAAGAATACTGGCTTCTATAACAGCGAGTCACTCAATCTTCTTAATTAT GTTTGGGAGTTGTGGACGACCGATCAGAGTTTGGACTTGATGGATTTGATTATAGGGTATCCTCCTTCCATTTCTATTCTGTTGAGACTCATTCACATCGGGCTTCTTTGTGTCCAAGAAAGTCCGACTGATCGACCCGCCATGCTCGATGTAGTCTCAATGATCAGCAATGAACATGCACCTCTGCCCACACCTAAAAAACCTGCTTTTATCAGAGGCCGGACTGCAATGGATAGAAATTCTGCAGTCAACATGAGTGCAGGAGTAAACAACCTTTTAACTATTTCAATCATGGAACCTCGATGA